In Halococcus agarilyticus, a single genomic region encodes these proteins:
- the nadA gene encoding quinolinate synthase NadA — protein sequence MPELETTDLETDLSLFKYDNLEQLPPRYRELAESERTERIERALDELGDDVLVLGHNYQREEIVEHADFIGDSYALSKRAAEADADHVVFCGVTFMAESADIITDDSQTVILPSMEASCPMAGMAEALQVDAAWAEITDAAPDENIIPVTYMNSYADLKAFCAEQGGLVCTSSNAHKAFEYAFERGDKVLFLPDKHLGENTAHRLGMEDNTAVWDPWDPEGKDASEVAAADIVLWEGYCQVHERFRESHVEQVREDHPDANVVVHPECRREVVEAADVVGSTSTITDTVAEAEPGETWAIGTEIHLANHLARWHPAVEILPLCGDACMDCNAMRQIDPNYLTWVLEELVEGRERNVIEVAPEEKELAGVALDRMLEI from the coding sequence ATGCCAGAACTGGAAACGACGGACCTCGAAACCGACCTCAGCCTGTTCAAGTACGACAACCTCGAACAGCTTCCGCCACGATACCGGGAGTTGGCCGAATCCGAGCGCACGGAGCGCATCGAGCGCGCGCTCGACGAGCTTGGCGACGACGTGCTCGTGCTCGGGCACAACTACCAGCGCGAGGAGATCGTCGAGCACGCCGACTTCATCGGCGACTCCTATGCCCTCTCGAAGCGCGCCGCCGAGGCCGACGCCGATCACGTCGTGTTCTGCGGGGTGACGTTCATGGCCGAATCCGCCGACATCATCACCGACGACTCTCAAACTGTTATCCTCCCCTCGATGGAGGCCTCCTGCCCGATGGCGGGGATGGCCGAAGCCCTGCAAGTCGACGCCGCGTGGGCGGAGATCACCGACGCCGCGCCCGACGAGAACATCATCCCCGTAACCTATATGAACTCCTACGCCGACCTGAAGGCGTTCTGTGCCGAGCAGGGCGGCCTCGTCTGCACGTCCTCGAACGCCCACAAGGCCTTCGAGTACGCCTTCGAGCGCGGCGACAAAGTCCTCTTTCTCCCCGACAAGCATCTCGGCGAGAACACCGCTCACAGGTTAGGAATGGAGGATAACACGGCCGTCTGGGACCCATGGGATCCCGAGGGCAAGGATGCGAGCGAGGTCGCGGCGGCCGACATCGTGCTCTGGGAGGGGTACTGCCAGGTCCACGAGCGTTTCCGCGAGAGCCACGTCGAGCAAGTTCGAGAAGACCACCCCGACGCGAACGTGGTCGTCCATCCCGAGTGCCGCCGCGAGGTCGTCGAGGCCGCCGACGTGGTGGGGTCGACCAGCACGATCACCGACACGGTGGCCGAGGCCGAGCCGGGCGAGACGTGGGCCATTGGAACCGAGATCCACCTCGCGAACCACCTCGCGCGGTGGCATCCCGCAGTCGAGATCCTCCCGCTCTGTGGCGACGCGTGCATGGACTGCAACGCGATGCGCCAGATCGATCCCAACTACCTGACGTGGGTGCTCGAAGAGCTGGTCGAGGGCCGCGAGCGCAACGTGATCGAGGTCGCGCCCGAGGAAAAGGAGCTCGCCGGCGTGGCGCTCGACCGAATGTTGGAGATCTGA
- a CDS encoding amidohydrolase, with product MTDAADLVLTNAEVHPLTDPDETAEAVAVRDGEIVRVGSTYEIDFLTGVDTRTLDLDGRVLLPGFVDAHTHMEALGKRLVHADLADATSPDEAVSLLAERADELDDGETDREWVLGFGYDESAWDESRYLDRTDLDRVSTDHPVVAFREDMHTASVNGVALDRLGDRLPREDVRTENGDPTGVLVEDALGPVREATAPGRAATRDLLVAAQEHANELGVTGVHDMVRGSHAPRVYRDLDSAGELTLRVRINYWSDHLDAAIETGLTTNHGSEFVRTGAIKTFTDGSIGARTAKLTEPYADAGTVDGENRNDEGTGQWVVPPAELHELVERADDAGFQVTAHAIGDRAVEEVLAAYAATDDPGGARHRIEHAELPFDGAIDRFAALDAVASVQPNFLKWADEGGLYDTKLGDNRRKRSNPFRELRDAGVRLAFGSDCMPLDPLLGVHHAVNAPADAQRLPVTDALRAYTCGAAYAGFDEDRLGTIESGKRADLVALDRSPWDHSDDIAAIDVATTIVDGEIVHDTR from the coding sequence ATGACCGACGCTGCGGACCTGGTACTCACGAACGCCGAGGTCCATCCTCTGACCGATCCCGACGAGACCGCCGAGGCGGTCGCGGTGCGCGACGGCGAGATCGTCCGCGTGGGGTCGACCTACGAGATCGACTTCCTCACGGGCGTCGATACCCGTACTTTGGACCTCGACGGCCGCGTGCTCCTCCCCGGGTTCGTCGACGCTCACACCCACATGGAAGCGCTCGGCAAGCGCCTCGTCCACGCCGACCTCGCCGACGCCACCTCGCCCGACGAGGCGGTCTCGCTGCTCGCCGAGCGCGCCGACGAACTCGACGACGGTGAGACCGACCGCGAGTGGGTCCTCGGCTTCGGTTACGACGAGAGCGCGTGGGACGAGTCGCGCTATCTCGACCGCACCGATCTCGACCGGGTGAGCACCGACCACCCAGTAGTGGCGTTCCGCGAGGACATGCACACCGCGAGCGTGAACGGCGTCGCCCTCGATCGCCTCGGCGACCGCTTGCCCCGAGAGGACGTCCGAACCGAGAACGGCGACCCCACGGGGGTGCTCGTCGAGGACGCGCTCGGCCCGGTTCGGGAGGCGACCGCGCCAGGCCGCGCCGCAACCCGTGACCTCCTCGTTGCCGCACAGGAACACGCCAACGAACTCGGCGTCACCGGCGTCCACGACATGGTTCGGGGCTCCCACGCGCCGCGGGTCTACCGCGACCTCGATTCCGCGGGGGAGCTCACGCTCAGAGTCCGGATCAACTACTGGAGCGATCACCTCGACGCCGCGATCGAAACCGGCCTCACAACCAACCACGGCAGCGAATTCGTCCGGACGGGCGCGATCAAGACCTTCACAGATGGAAGCATCGGCGCGCGGACCGCGAAGCTGACCGAGCCGTACGCCGATGCGGGAACCGTGGACGGCGAGAACAGAAACGACGAGGGAACGGGCCAGTGGGTCGTCCCACCCGCCGAGCTCCACGAACTCGTCGAACGCGCCGACGACGCTGGTTTCCAGGTGACCGCCCACGCCATCGGCGACAGGGCGGTCGAGGAAGTCCTCGCGGCCTACGCGGCGACCGACGATCCCGGCGGCGCGCGCCACCGGATCGAACACGCCGAGCTCCCGTTCGATGGAGCCATCGACCGCTTCGCCGCTCTCGACGCCGTGGCGTCGGTCCAGCCCAACTTCCTGAAGTGGGCGGACGAAGGCGGACTCTACGACACCAAGCTCGGTGACAACCGCCGAAAACGCTCGAACCCGTTTCGAGAGCTCCGCGACGCCGGGGTTCGACTCGCCTTCGGCAGCGACTGCATGCCGCTCGACCCGCTGTTGGGCGTCCATCACGCCGTGAACGCGCCCGCCGACGCCCAGCGACTCCCCGTGACCGACGCGCTCCGGGCGTACACCTGCGGCGCGGCGTACGCCGGTTTCGACGAGGATCGGTTGGGAACGATCGAATCCGGAAAGCGTGCCGACCTCGTCGCGCTCGACCGCTCGCCGTGGGACCACTCCGACGACATCGCGGCCATCGACGTCGCGACGACGATCGTCGACGGCGAGATCGTCCACGACACGCGCTGA
- the hmgA gene encoding hydroxymethylglutaryl-CoA reductase (NADPH) produces the protein MSDATDLTERVETGDLALHDLDDHADPATAAEARRLAVARETDTDLDDVEATALDPADAVGSNVENMIGTIEVPLGVAGPLPVAGGATDDDHYLPLATTEGALVASVNRGCSILRTADGANARVTKRSMTRAPVFRVADVVEAEAVVSWVRENRDVLESAAEGTTSHGELTAVTPYVVGDSVFLRFGYDTKDAMGMNMATIATRAACEVVEDETSADLVALSGNLCTDKKPAAINAVEGRGRSVVADVAIPNEVVEERLHATPDAIAEVNTRKNLVGSAKAGSLGFNAHAANVVAGVFLATGQDAAQVVEGSNAITTVEARDDELYASVSLASLEVGTVGGGTKLPTQAAALSLLGVAGGGDPPGANADRLAEVIGAGALAGELSLLGALASRNLSSAHEELGR, from the coding sequence ATGAGCGACGCCACGGATCTCACTGAACGCGTCGAGACCGGTGACCTCGCGCTCCACGACCTCGACGACCACGCCGATCCCGCGACCGCGGCCGAGGCGCGACGCCTGGCCGTCGCGCGCGAGACCGACACCGACCTCGACGACGTGGAAGCAACCGCCCTCGATCCCGCCGACGCAGTGGGATCGAACGTCGAGAACATGATCGGCACGATCGAAGTCCCCCTCGGCGTCGCCGGGCCGCTGCCCGTGGCGGGCGGCGCGACCGACGACGACCACTACCTCCCGCTCGCGACCACCGAGGGCGCGCTGGTCGCGTCGGTCAATCGAGGCTGCTCGATTCTGCGCACGGCGGACGGCGCGAACGCGAGGGTCACGAAGCGTTCGATGACTCGTGCGCCGGTCTTTCGGGTGGCGGACGTCGTCGAGGCCGAGGCGGTCGTCTCGTGGGTGCGCGAGAACCGCGACGTCCTCGAATCGGCCGCCGAGGGGACCACGAGCCACGGCGAACTCACGGCGGTGACGCCCTACGTCGTCGGCGACTCGGTGTTCCTCCGCTTCGGTTACGACACCAAGGACGCGATGGGAATGAACATGGCGACGATCGCCACGCGGGCGGCCTGCGAGGTGGTCGAGGACGAAACGTCGGCCGACCTCGTGGCGCTGTCGGGCAACCTCTGCACCGACAAGAAGCCCGCCGCGATCAACGCGGTCGAGGGCCGGGGCCGCAGCGTGGTGGCCGACGTGGCGATCCCGAACGAGGTGGTCGAGGAGCGCCTCCACGCCACGCCCGACGCGATCGCGGAGGTCAACACCCGGAAGAACCTCGTCGGGTCGGCGAAAGCCGGGAGTCTGGGATTCAACGCTCACGCCGCGAACGTGGTGGCGGGCGTGTTCCTCGCCACCGGTCAGGACGCCGCCCAGGTGGTCGAGGGGAGCAACGCGATCACGACCGTCGAAGCCAGGGACGACGAACTCTACGCCAGCGTCTCGCTCGCGAGCCTCGAAGTCGGGACCGTCGGCGGCGGGACGAAACTGCCGACGCAGGCCGCAGCGCTCTCGCTGCTCGGCGTGGCGGGCGGTGGCGACCCACCTGGCGCGAACGCCGACCGCCTCGCGGAGGTGATCGGTGCGGGCGCGCTCGCGGGCGAACTCTCCCTCCTCGGCGCGCTCGCCTCCCGAAACCTGTCGAGTGCTCACGAGGAACTCGGGCGGTGA
- a CDS encoding DUF5817 domain-containing protein — translation MYAVVGCGECSALWVVEGRPETTSCPSCGARHGYPKLTKFAETDTADAAREARTALLADRSDHAPDDLDSFTTLETRTENERMDETTYLRESGLDAEAVTDAGEGATSGAASGTTSRLDTVRSAIDELDEPGEEAVIAYATAHDVPAEFAERALERLVRQGEASRTDGAYRLL, via the coding sequence ATGTACGCGGTGGTCGGCTGCGGCGAGTGCAGCGCGCTGTGGGTGGTCGAGGGACGCCCCGAGACGACGTCCTGCCCCTCGTGTGGCGCGCGCCACGGGTACCCGAAGCTCACGAAGTTCGCCGAGACCGACACCGCCGACGCCGCGCGCGAGGCCCGCACCGCGCTGCTCGCCGACCGCAGCGACCACGCCCCCGACGATCTCGACTCGTTCACGACCCTCGAAACCCGCACCGAGAACGAACGGATGGACGAGACGACGTACCTCCGGGAATCCGGCCTCGACGCCGAGGCAGTCACCGACGCGGGCGAGGGCGCGACGAGCGGAGCAGCATCCGGAACCACGAGCCGGCTCGACACCGTTCGGAGCGCCATCGACGAACTCGACGAGCCAGGCGAGGAGGCAGTCATCGCGTACGCGACCGCGCACGACGTGCCCGCCGAGTTCGCCGAGCGCGCACTCGAACGGCTGGTCCGCCAGGGCGAGGCGAGCCGGACCGACGGCGCGTACCGACTCCTGTGA
- a CDS encoding cupin domain-containing protein, with the protein METVSTAERETIEATDGVSVAVLASAEAMNVQAFTIEPGATVPAHSHHHEQAGYLFAGHATFVLDDEEHEVGPEGSYAIPAEETHAVENRGDMVVRGVECFSPPRPRPDWME; encoded by the coding sequence ATGGAAACCGTTTCCACGGCCGAGCGCGAGACGATCGAAGCGACCGACGGGGTCTCGGTCGCGGTGCTCGCGAGCGCCGAGGCGATGAACGTCCAGGCGTTCACGATCGAACCCGGTGCAACCGTCCCGGCACACAGCCACCACCACGAACAGGCGGGCTACCTGTTCGCGGGCCACGCGACGTTCGTTCTCGACGACGAGGAGCACGAGGTCGGACCAGAGGGGTCGTACGCCATCCCCGCCGAGGAGACCCATGCGGTCGAGAACCGTGGGGATATGGTGGTGCGGGGCGTCGAATGTTTCAGCCCGCCGAGGCCACGCCCCGACTGGATGGAGTAG
- a CDS encoding DUF5789 family protein: protein MPSDDRTDERARDRQHERAEHVENILDEVETDVRDRKYPVRSEELATEYADQPLDLPNETESMGSAFDRLDEEYDSPEEVRESLYDELSGEAGGPNEYNDERDLSALDEAEESDTA, encoded by the coding sequence ATGCCGAGCGACGACCGAACCGACGAGCGCGCACGCGACCGCCAGCACGAACGCGCCGAACACGTCGAGAACATCCTCGACGAGGTCGAGACCGACGTTCGCGACCGGAAGTACCCCGTCAGAAGCGAGGAGCTCGCCACCGAGTACGCCGACCAGCCGCTCGACCTCCCGAACGAGACCGAGTCGATGGGGAGCGCCTTCGATCGTCTCGACGAGGAGTACGACTCACCCGAGGAGGTCCGGGAGTCGCTCTACGACGAACTCTCCGGCGAGGCTGGCGGACCCAACGAGTACAACGACGAGCGCGACCTATCGGCGCTCGACGAGGCCGAGGAGTCAGACACCGCGTAG
- a CDS encoding double zinc ribbon domain-containing protein encodes MSKITFRADDELIDELESLDASKSEAMREALRSYLESARDTETESLDDLVGRRVDAIVEERLDGAFTPSSPQDINVNIALEGASVDRDGPDGSERKTETAEAEPDVQTGSDARKTCAQCGEDVGPEHVYCPNCGEKATHRVFCDCGDELRSDWAFCPSCGRRTPAADVLDGA; translated from the coding sequence ATGAGCAAAATCACGTTCCGCGCCGACGACGAGCTCATCGACGAGCTCGAGTCGCTCGACGCCTCGAAGAGCGAGGCGATGCGCGAGGCGCTCCGGAGCTACCTCGAGAGCGCGCGGGACACCGAAACCGAGAGCCTCGACGATCTCGTGGGACGGCGCGTCGACGCGATCGTCGAGGAGCGCCTCGACGGCGCGTTTACGCCGTCGAGTCCCCAGGACATCAACGTAAACATCGCGCTCGAGGGCGCGTCCGTGGACAGGGACGGACCCGACGGGTCAGAGCGTAAGACGGAGACCGCCGAGGCCGAGCCGGACGTGCAAACGGGCTCGGACGCGCGTAAAACGTGCGCGCAGTGTGGTGAAGATGTCGGCCCAGAGCACGTCTACTGCCCGAACTGCGGGGAGAAGGCGACACACCGAGTGTTCTGTGACTGCGGCGACGAACTCCGTTCGGACTGGGCGTTCTGCCCGAGCTGTGGCCGTCGTACCCCCGCCGCGGACGTGCTCGACGGCGCGTAA
- a CDS encoding ribbon-helix-helix domain-containing protein, which yields MERVTLRIPKQQIAEVEQMVEHGEYPNRSEAIRAAVREMVAEEGRDEPPTKRPFARA from the coding sequence ATGGAGCGTGTGACACTACGGATCCCGAAACAGCAGATCGCGGAGGTCGAACAGATGGTCGAACACGGCGAGTACCCGAATCGTAGCGAGGCGATCCGGGCGGCGGTCAGAGAGATGGTCGCCGAGGAGGGTCGGGACGAACCCCCGACCAAGCGGCCGTTCGCGAGGGCCTGA
- the ftsZ gene encoding cell division protein FtsZ → MQDIVESALENAEKEQQRRDESDLDEFGDPRIVVVGCGGAGNNTVNRLHNIEVEGAETIAINTDKQHLQMIRADTRILVGKSLTQGLGAGGDPEMGERATEMAQSTIREVLSGADLVFVTAGMGGGTGTGAAPVVSKIASDEGAIVVGMVSTPFNVERARTVKAEEGLEELRNEADSIIVLDNNRLLDYVPNLPVGKAFSVMDQLIAETVKGIAETITQPSLINLDYADMTSIMNQGGVAVMLVGETQDKNKTEEVVKDAMSHPLLDVDYRGASGGLVHITGGPDLTLKEAEAIAERITGQLEPSANVIWGSRIREEYKGKVRVMAIMTGVQSAQVLGPDAQQQADRSREALAAEPFDTSYAESDGGRDVPDHAPHDDLDVIR, encoded by the coding sequence ATGCAGGACATCGTGGAATCGGCGCTCGAAAACGCCGAGAAGGAACAACAGCGGCGTGACGAGTCCGACCTCGACGAGTTCGGCGATCCCCGGATCGTGGTGGTCGGCTGTGGCGGTGCGGGCAACAACACCGTCAACCGGCTCCACAACATCGAGGTCGAGGGTGCCGAGACCATCGCGATCAACACCGACAAGCAGCATCTCCAGATGATCCGGGCCGACACCCGGATCCTGGTCGGGAAGTCGCTCACCCAGGGGCTCGGTGCGGGCGGCGATCCCGAGATGGGCGAGCGCGCGACAGAGATGGCCCAGTCCACCATCCGCGAGGTGCTCTCCGGGGCGGACCTCGTGTTCGTCACCGCGGGGATGGGCGGCGGCACCGGCACCGGCGCGGCCCCGGTGGTCTCGAAGATCGCGAGCGACGAGGGTGCGATCGTGGTCGGGATGGTCTCGACGCCGTTCAACGTCGAGCGCGCTCGTACTGTGAAGGCCGAGGAGGGCCTCGAAGAGCTCCGCAACGAGGCCGACTCGATCATCGTGCTCGACAACAACCGCCTGCTCGACTACGTGCCGAACCTCCCGGTCGGGAAGGCGTTCTCGGTGATGGACCAGCTCATCGCGGAGACGGTGAAGGGGATCGCCGAGACCATCACCCAGCCCTCGCTGATCAACCTCGACTACGCCGACATGACCTCGATCATGAACCAGGGCGGTGTGGCGGTCATGCTGGTCGGCGAGACCCAGGACAAGAACAAAACTGAAGAAGTCGTGAAGGACGCGATGAGCCACCCCCTCCTCGACGTCGATTATCGGGGCGCGTCCGGCGGGTTGGTCCACATCACCGGCGGTCCCGATCTCACCCTGAAGGAGGCCGAGGCGATCGCCGAACGCATCACCGGCCAGCTCGAACCCAGCGCGAACGTCATCTGGGGCTCGCGCATCCGCGAGGAGTACAAGGGGAAGGTCCGCGTGATGGCGATCATGACCGGCGTCCAGAGCGCGCAGGTCCTCGGTCCCGACGCCCAACAGCAGGCCGATCGGTCGCGCGAAGCGCTCGCGGCCGAACCGTTCGACACGAGCTACGCCGAGAGCGACGGCGGCCGCGACGTGCCGGACCACGCTCCCCACGACGATCTCGACGTCATCCGCTGA
- the ncsA gene encoding tRNA 2-thiolation protein NcsA yields MDCTKCDREAVLHAAYSGAHLCERHLRASVEKRVRRRIREDGLIGDDATPENPETWLLGLSGGKDSVVLGSILAETFAEDPRIELVALTIHEGIEGYRDESLDAATQFADDHEIPHEVVTYADEFALEMDRVVEKDPENMAACAYCGVFRRELLAEYAAAYGADKLLTGHNLDDEAQTAMMNVLEGDVAQMAKHFDASLGPFPERSESTEFVPRAKPLRDVPEKEVALYAHLADLPVHMAECPHSSEAYRGEIQQLLFDLEERHPGTRHSIMAGYEEFAKLAAEAYRGDGPDLGECERCGGTTTREICRTCQLTEAVHAA; encoded by the coding sequence ATGGACTGCACCAAGTGCGACCGCGAGGCGGTGCTGCACGCGGCGTACTCGGGCGCGCATCTCTGCGAGCGCCACCTTCGCGCGTCGGTCGAGAAGCGGGTCCGCCGACGAATCCGCGAGGACGGCCTCATCGGCGACGACGCCACCCCCGAGAATCCCGAAACGTGGCTGCTCGGGCTCTCCGGGGGCAAGGACAGCGTCGTGCTCGGCTCGATCCTCGCCGAAACGTTCGCCGAGGACCCCAGGATCGAGCTGGTCGCGCTCACGATCCACGAGGGGATCGAGGGCTACCGTGACGAGAGCCTCGACGCCGCGACCCAATTCGCCGACGATCACGAGATTCCCCACGAAGTCGTCACCTACGCCGACGAGTTCGCCCTCGAAATGGATCGCGTGGTCGAGAAGGACCCCGAGAACATGGCCGCCTGCGCGTACTGTGGGGTCTTCCGGCGCGAGCTGCTCGCCGAGTACGCCGCGGCGTACGGTGCCGACAAGCTCCTGACGGGCCACAATCTCGACGACGAGGCCCAGACCGCGATGATGAACGTCCTCGAAGGCGACGTCGCCCAGATGGCGAAACACTTCGATGCGAGCCTCGGCCCCTTCCCCGAACGGTCCGAGTCCACGGAGTTCGTCCCCCGAGCGAAGCCGCTCCGTGACGTCCCGGAAAAGGAGGTCGCGCTCTACGCCCACCTCGCCGACCTCCCGGTCCACATGGCGGAGTGTCCTCACTCCAGCGAGGCGTACCGCGGCGAGATTCAACAACTCCTGTTCGATCTCGAAGAGCGCCATCCCGGCACCCGTCACTCGATCATGGCGGGCTACGAGGAGTTCGCCAAGTTGGCTGCCGAGGCCTACCGTGGCGATGGCCCGGACCTCGGCGAATGCGAACGCTGTGGCGGCACCACCACGCGCGAGATCTGCCGGACGTGCCAGCTCACCGAGGCAGTCCACGCGGCGTAA
- a CDS encoding DUF7095 family protein, which produces MTEFARAEAVDRIERLVETVASETMPVPIREIWVYGDLVLGLDPVERLDIYLTKDLLFHGDDEREAEFRESHGVEGIGKTVSAEWADEHPEFIRANPNGYAAPEKCLAAHLVGEGEPIHLEVCNASFEDNVTQRLKGAMARENYEQILDPRGACLWLDGQRSTEAFEKLRNGEFVFPTLAGALSMVGIAEDEAERAADAVRGYRERQTGATVRGDVV; this is translated from the coding sequence ATGACCGAGTTCGCCCGCGCCGAGGCCGTCGACCGGATCGAGCGCCTCGTCGAGACGGTCGCGTCCGAGACCATGCCCGTCCCGATCCGCGAGATCTGGGTGTACGGCGACCTCGTGCTCGGCCTCGATCCCGTCGAGCGCCTCGACATCTACCTCACGAAGGACCTGCTCTTTCACGGCGACGACGAGCGGGAAGCGGAGTTCCGCGAATCGCACGGCGTCGAGGGAATCGGCAAGACGGTGAGCGCCGAGTGGGCCGACGAACACCCCGAGTTCATCCGCGCGAACCCCAACGGGTACGCCGCTCCCGAGAAGTGCCTCGCGGCCCACCTCGTCGGGGAGGGCGAACCGATCCACCTCGAAGTCTGCAACGCGAGCTTCGAGGACAACGTGACCCAGCGACTGAAGGGCGCGATGGCGCGCGAGAACTACGAGCAGATCCTCGACCCGCGCGGGGCGTGTCTCTGGCTCGACGGCCAGCGCTCGACGGAGGCCTTCGAGAAGTTGCGCAACGGCGAGTTCGTCTTCCCCACCCTCGCCGGGGCGCTCTCGATGGTCGGCATCGCAGAGGACGAGGCCGAGCGGGCTGCCGACGCGGTGCGGGGCTACCGCGAGCGCCAGACGGGCGCGACCGTCCGCGGCGACGTGGTCTGA
- a CDS encoding deoxyribonuclease IV — protein MRVGAHVSVAGGVDNAVGREVDVGGNCGQIFTTSPQVWAGPDIAEDEAAAFRESSADLGPWVIHASYLVNLATPKEDLREKSIRSLQAECDAADRLGIEYVNVHLGAHTGAGVESGLDNAASAVDELDIPADVTLLIESDAGSGTKLGGEFAHLAGILDRADAELGTCLDTAHAFAAGYDLSTPGAVEDVIAEFDRTVGLDTLHCIHLNDSKHGCGTNKDEHAHIGEGEIGDDGMRAIVTHDAIGELPFVLETPTEDGRGFAWNVDRVRELRGE, from the coding sequence ATGCGCGTCGGAGCACACGTCTCGGTCGCCGGCGGCGTCGACAACGCCGTCGGCCGCGAGGTCGACGTCGGTGGGAACTGCGGCCAGATATTCACGACCTCACCCCAGGTCTGGGCGGGGCCCGACATCGCCGAGGACGAAGCCGCCGCGTTCCGCGAGTCGAGCGCCGACCTCGGGCCGTGGGTGATCCACGCCTCGTATCTCGTCAACCTCGCCACGCCGAAAGAGGATCTCCGCGAGAAGTCGATCCGGAGCCTCCAGGCCGAGTGCGACGCCGCCGATCGATTGGGAATCGAGTACGTCAACGTCCATCTCGGCGCACACACCGGTGCAGGGGTCGAGTCGGGTCTCGACAACGCCGCGAGCGCCGTCGACGAACTCGATATCCCCGCCGACGTCACCCTCCTGATCGAGAGCGACGCCGGCAGCGGGACCAAACTGGGTGGTGAGTTCGCCCACCTCGCAGGTATCCTCGATCGCGCCGACGCGGAGCTCGGCACCTGCCTCGACACCGCCCACGCCTTCGCCGCCGGGTACGACCTCTCGACACCTGGGGCGGTCGAGGACGTGATCGCGGAGTTCGATAGGACTGTGGGCCTCGATACCCTCCACTGCATCCACCTCAACGACTCGAAGCACGGCTGTGGCACCAACAAGGACGAGCACGCCCACATCGGCGAGGGCGAGATCGGTGACGACGGAATGCGTGCGATCGTCACCCACGACGCGATCGGCGAGCTGCCGTTCGTCCTCGAAACACCGACCGAGGACGGCCGCGGCTTCGCGTGGAACGTCGACCGCGTTCGAGAACTGCGCGGGGAGTGA
- a CDS encoding alpha/beta hydrolase, with protein MEAEAVHPQAAAVLDRQRRLGVVPLHERGVRQLRLLNRVTDWFRNRNPPVVGDTTDRTIPGPAGDLPIRSYRPRGDGPFPTVVFFHGGGFVTGSLASHDLLCRHLTRESGCVVLAVDYRLAPEHPFPAAVEDAYRATEWAAANPGVVGGDGRLAVAGDSAGGTLAAVAALMAAERDGPAIDHQVLFYPGIGIEDGQASVESHAGKVLAREDLEWFRDCYFGSELHRRNPYADPVNACDLSGVPSATVITAGFDPLRDGGTAYAERLVGDGVPVRYDNYEDMIHGFVNMPGAIDRATEALSDAAAGLTDAFSS; from the coding sequence ATGGAAGCCGAGGCAGTCCACCCCCAGGCCGCAGCCGTTCTCGATCGCCAGCGGAGACTCGGGGTGGTGCCGCTCCACGAGCGCGGGGTTCGTCAGCTCCGACTGCTCAACCGCGTCACGGACTGGTTCCGGAACAGGAACCCGCCGGTCGTCGGCGACACGACCGATCGGACGATCCCCGGCCCGGCCGGCGATCTCCCGATCCGGAGCTACCGGCCGCGGGGCGACGGCCCGTTCCCGACGGTCGTCTTCTTTCACGGCGGCGGGTTCGTGACCGGGAGCCTCGCGAGTCACGACCTGCTCTGTCGGCATCTCACGCGCGAGAGCGGGTGCGTGGTGCTGGCGGTCGACTACCGACTCGCGCCCGAACACCCGTTCCCGGCGGCGGTCGAGGACGCCTACCGGGCGACCGAGTGGGCGGCGGCGAATCCGGGCGTGGTGGGAGGCGACGGACGGCTGGCGGTCGCCGGCGACAGCGCGGGTGGCACGCTCGCGGCCGTCGCCGCGCTGATGGCCGCCGAACGGGACGGCCCGGCGATCGACCACCAGGTCCTGTTCTATCCCGGGATCGGGATCGAGGACGGCCAGGCGTCGGTCGAGAGCCACGCCGGGAAGGTCCTCGCCAGAGAGGACTTGGAGTGGTTTCGCGACTGCTATTTCGGCAGCGAGCTCCACCGACGGAACCCGTACGCCGACCCGGTCAACGCCTGCGACCTGTCCGGCGTGCCGTCGGCGACCGTCATCACGGCGGGCTTCGACCCGCTCCGGGACGGCGGGACGGCGTACGCGGAGCGGCTCGTCGGGGACGGCGTCCCCGTTCGGTACGACAACTACGAGGACATGATCCACGGCTTCGTCAACATGCCCGGGGCGATCGATCGCGCGACCGAGGCGCTCTCCGATGCGGCCGCCGGCCTCACGGACGCGTTCTCGTCGTAG